A single window of Rana temporaria chromosome 1, aRanTem1.1, whole genome shotgun sequence DNA harbors:
- the CER1 gene encoding cerberus, whose protein sequence is MWLQIFRLIIIFYTTVKAVGKELNADRRVENNSVPTHHRSTKNIEGRQNFVIHDFFTNKEHVNLEARERNQEENRVAKFIILPRETQETKSHSQVGLGKFNLRGNKKTFIPQRFSGKKANIPEDQNAKKFWNYFVYKLNAAPGDFPHPVKTQEIQREVCKTIPFSQNITHENCDEVMIQNNLCFGKCNSLHVPNQREELNICSLCRPFKFRMNHLRLNCAGSSSVLKVVMMVEECKCMVYRHNNHGMRSSYEH, encoded by the exons ATGTGGCTCCAGATTTTCCGTCTCATCATTATATTCTACACTACAGTTAAAGCTGTAGGAAAAGAACTGAATGCCGATCGAAGAGTTGAAAATAACTCTGTCCCTACTCATCATCGCTCCACAAAAAATATAGAAGGTCGTCAGAATTTTGTAATTCATGATTTCTTTACAAATAAGGAACATGTCAATTTAGAAGCAAGAGAAAGAAATCAAGAAGAAAACAGAGTGGCTAAATTTATTATTTTACCGAGAGAAACTCAAGAAACAAAAAGCCATAGCCAAGTGGGACTTGGAAAATTCAACCTCAGAGGAAACAAAAAGACATTTATTCCTCAACGATTCAGCGGAAAAAAGGCAAACATACCCGAAGATCAGAATGCCAAAAAATTCTGGAATTACTTTGTATATAAACTTAATGCAGCCCCAGGGGATTTCCCTCATCCTGTTAAAACACAAGAAATACAGCGGGAAGTCTGCAAGACTATTCCATTTTCTCAG AATATAACGCATGAGAATTGTGATGAGGTAATGATACAAAATAATCTGTGCTTTGGCAAATGCAACTCTCTACATGTACCGAACCAAAGAGAAGAACTCAACATATGTTCTCTTTGTCGACCATTTAAATTCAGGATGAACCACCTTAGGCTGAACTGCGCGGGATCCAGCAGTGTGTTAAAAGTTGTTATGATGGTTGAAGAATGCAAGTGCATGGTTTATAGACACAACAACCATGGAATGAGGAGTTCTTATGaacattaa